CTAAGCTTTGCCGTTTAACGTAACCCTCGTGTGATAAGGTCACCACCACATCTTCAGCAGGAATGAGATCCTCTTCATTGATTTCAGCATCCACGGTAATAATTTCAGTACGCCGTGGATCGAGAAATTCCTCTTTAATCGCAATAAGCTCTTCTTGAATAACGCGACATAAGCGTTCGGGTTGATTCAAAATATCTAATAAATCGATAATGATCGTTAATTGTTCACGATATTCCTTTAAAATTTTCTCTTGTTCAAGTCCTGTTAACCGATGTAAACGCAGATCAAGTATCGCTTGTGCCTGTTCAGGCGATAACCGATACGTATTGCTGTCCTTTTTTACACCATATTCATGCTCCGCCCAATCATCCGTTTTAGTGAGCATTTCAGCAACCAGGCCTAACGACCAATCCTGGGCTAACAATTGAGATTTAGCTTCTGCCGGATCCTTCGCCGCTTTAATTAAACCTATCATTAAATCGATATTGGCTAACGCAATACCCAAACCTTCTAATAGATGAGCACGCTCCCGGGCTTTCCGTAATTCAAAAATCGTACGTCGTGTAACCACCTCTCGGCGATGCGCTAAAAACTCAGATATTAATTGTTTAAGATTAAGTAAGACAGGCCTACCGTCGACCAAAGCCACCATATTAATACCAAAGGTGACTTGTAATTGCGTTTGGGAAAATAAATTATTTAATAAAACATCAACATTTTCACCACGCTTTACTTCAATAACCACACGCATGCCATCCTTATCGGATTCATCACGTAAGGCGGTAATCCCTTCAATACGTTTCTCCTTCACTAATTCAGCAATTTTTTCAATCAGCTTTGCTTTATTCACTTGATAAGGAAGTTCAGTCACAATAATTCGTTGTTTATTTGACTTTTCATCCTGTTCGATCTGCACTCTTGCCCTGACGAATAATCGTCCGCGACCGGTATGGTAAGCTTCAATTATCCCCTGCTTACCATAAATTAACCCTGCGGTCGGAAAATCAGGTCCTTTAATAAAGTGCATTAAACGTTCTATGCTTAATTCAGAATCATTCAATAAAGCAACACAGGCATCAATCACTTCAGCGAGATTATGGGGTGGAATGTTCGTTGCCATACCCACTGCAATCCCTGAAGAACCATTAACTAGAAGATTAGGCACACGCGTTGGTAACACACTGGGAATGTGTTCAGTTTCATCATAGTTAGGAACAAAATCAACCGTTTCCTTGGCTAAATCAGCTAATAACGCATGGGCTAACTTCGACATGCGAATTTCGGTATATCGCATGGATGCTGCGGAGTCACCATCCACAGAGCCAAAGTTACCTTGGCCATCGATTAATACTGCGCGCATGGAAAAACGTTGAGCCATACGAACGATGGTATCGTAAATAGCCGCATCTCCGTGTGGGTGATATTTACCGATGACATCCCCCACGACACGAGCGGATTTTTTATGAGGCT
The DNA window shown above is from Rickettsiella grylli and carries:
- the gyrA gene encoding DNA gyrase subunit A; this encodes MADSAANEITSITVEKELKQSYLAYAMSVIVGRALPDSRDGLKPVHRRVLFAMNELGNDWNKPHKKSARVVGDVIGKYHPHGDAAIYDTIVRMAQRFSMRAVLIDGQGNFGSVDGDSAASMRYTEIRMSKLAHALLADLAKETVDFVPNYDETEHIPSVLPTRVPNLLVNGSSGIAVGMATNIPPHNLAEVIDACVALLNDSELSIERLMHFIKGPDFPTAGLIYGKQGIIEAYHTGRGRLFVRARVQIEQDEKSNKQRIIVTELPYQVNKAKLIEKIAELVKEKRIEGITALRDESDKDGMRVVIEVKRGENVDVLLNNLFSQTQLQVTFGINMVALVDGRPVLLNLKQLISEFLAHRREVVTRRTIFELRKARERAHLLEGLGIALANIDLMIGLIKAAKDPAEAKSQLLAQDWSLGLVAEMLTKTDDWAEHEYGVKKDSNTYRLSPEQAQAILDLRLHRLTGLEQEKILKEYREQLTIIIDLLDILNQPERLCRVIQEELIAIKEEFLDPRRTEIITVDAEINEEDLIPAEDVVVTLSHEGYVKRQSLDVYHAQRRGGRGKSSGDVKEEDFIEHLLIANTHATLLCFSSIGKVYWLKVYKLPEGSRIAKGRPIINLLALGENERITAVLPIQNYSAEHFIFMATMKGTTKKTSLIDFSRPRHDGIIAIDLRDHDRLVGVALTDGQQDVLLFTDAGKVIRFNESNVRCMGRTACGVRGIKLQEGQRVISLIIAKPYGLILTATRHGYGKCTPVHDHRLTSRGGSGVIAIKTTARNGQVVAAVQVLPSDEVMLITNKATLVRTRVAEIRVASRHSQGVRLIRLNEGETLVGLERIEEDLITENPDSVDALHLDHEKNE